A stretch of Amycolatopsis balhimycina FH 1894 DNA encodes these proteins:
- a CDS encoding S53 family peptidase — translation MAPPRLFRSFVVLSLIAAPLSVAVAAPAEATPLQSGGVVNFGCATSGKLHCLGKAIRSPKGNGPLVVSTPVGYGPAEIQAAYNLGGLHANGRTVAIVDAQDAPTAEADLAKFRSARGLSPCTTANGCFKKVNQNGAASPLPAPDYGWAEEISLDLDAVSATCPDCHILLVEANSPDTDPLMTAVDTAAATPGVVAISNSYGGSEDSTILAADAHLNHPGIAVTASSGDSGYGVSWPASSPYVTAVGGTTLKKAAGTPRGWSETAWKGSGSGCSTLEAKPAWQHDAGCTKRTVADVSAVADPATGLGVYDTYNSCGSSSWCDFLLSLGLAQGADGWVQVGGTSLSSPVIASVYALAGNSVTSGSYPYAHTSGLYDVTSGSNGSCGGTYLCTSVAGYDGPTGLGTPNGTSGF, via the coding sequence ATGGCGCCTCCACGGCTGTTCCGGTCCTTCGTCGTCCTCTCTCTGATCGCGGCCCCCCTTTCGGTGGCCGTCGCCGCACCCGCCGAAGCCACGCCGCTGCAGAGCGGCGGCGTCGTCAACTTCGGCTGCGCCACCTCCGGCAAGCTGCACTGCCTCGGCAAGGCGATCCGCTCGCCGAAGGGCAACGGCCCGCTGGTCGTCTCGACGCCGGTCGGGTACGGGCCGGCCGAGATCCAAGCCGCGTACAACCTCGGCGGGCTGCACGCCAACGGCCGCACGGTGGCCATTGTGGACGCTCAGGACGCGCCGACCGCCGAGGCGGACCTGGCGAAGTTCCGGTCGGCGCGCGGGCTTTCGCCGTGCACGACGGCCAACGGCTGCTTCAAGAAGGTGAACCAGAACGGCGCGGCGAGCCCGCTGCCCGCGCCCGACTACGGCTGGGCCGAGGAGATCAGCCTCGACCTCGACGCGGTGTCGGCGACCTGTCCGGACTGCCACATCCTGCTGGTGGAAGCCAACTCCCCGGACACGGACCCGCTGATGACGGCGGTCGACACGGCGGCGGCGACGCCGGGCGTGGTGGCGATCTCCAACAGCTACGGCGGCTCCGAGGACTCGACGATCCTCGCCGCGGACGCGCACCTCAACCACCCGGGCATCGCCGTCACGGCCTCCTCGGGCGACTCCGGCTACGGCGTCAGCTGGCCGGCGTCGTCGCCGTACGTCACGGCAGTGGGCGGCACGACGCTGAAGAAGGCCGCCGGCACCCCGCGCGGCTGGTCGGAGACGGCGTGGAAGGGCAGCGGCAGCGGGTGTTCGACGCTGGAGGCCAAGCCGGCCTGGCAGCACGACGCCGGGTGTACGAAGCGGACGGTCGCCGACGTCTCGGCCGTCGCGGACCCGGCCACCGGCCTCGGGGTCTACGACACGTACAACAGCTGCGGCAGCTCGTCCTGGTGTGACTTCCTGCTGTCGCTGGGACTCGCCCAGGGCGCGGACGGCTGGGTGCAGGTCGGCGGCACGAGCCTGTCCTCGCCGGTGATCGCGAGCGTGTACGCGCTGGCGGGCAACTCGGTCACGTCGGGTTCGTACCCGTACGCGCACACCAGCGGGCTCTACGACGTGACGTCGGGATCGAACGGCAGCTGCGGCGGGACGTACCTCTGCACGTCGGTGGCCGGTTACGACGGCCCGACCGGCCTGGGCACGCCGAACGGCACCTCCGGCTTCTGA